The DNA sequence AAATGCAAAGAGATGTATCTATAGAATCGTAGCCTATGCCACAGAATCCATCTTCACATACCTAACTCCATCTAGATTCCTTCTACTATAAAATTAAGGAAATATTTTCAATTCCAGCAGGGGAAAAATGTGGACCTATTTGGCTATTTCATGGGGGATTCTTGCAGATTCTTAGCCTTGCGTTTTTCGATTCGGACTCGTTCCTGCAAAAATCGAAGGTAACGCTTACTGGCAAAATCCTGTTGGTGACTGGATAGCAGCGCTTCGGCCTGAAGGAGATTGCCAATAGACAAGCACTCCAAAATAGTTCTAGTCATGAACACATCCTTGGCTGAACCCTCCAATTGCTGGTCAGCAAGCTGCATCATTTGGGCTTGTTTACTTCCACTCAAAACAGAATCTCCCTTCAGAATTTTATCCTGAAAGCATGCCTTGAGATACATGTAGTAATAGTAAGAAAACAACGCACGATGGTTATAGAGGGCAAGTTGCTGAGTTTGTTTGTCCGTTTGTGTGCTATCGGGACCTCGATTGAGTTTGAGATAGGCGATTTGGTAGAGAATTTCACTTTTCTCCAGATCTACAAACCATTGGGGGAGAGATTCAAATATTTCTTGTTTGGCCAAAAAAGCCAATTCCTGGGCAGCCAATGAATCGAGTTTGGCTGAATATGCCAATGACGACGAGCCCCGCAAGGTGGTGTAATTTCTTCGCAAGTCGGATTCCCCAAATTCTTCTAATCGCTCACGGTAATACCGGCACTCCTGCTCTGTCCCGCCCAAGAATCCGACAGAATCCAAAACCCCTTCCTTCAGATCAGCAAATACATGTAGGGAAGTATCCCCAGGGCGAAGAAAAATTTCGATCAGTTCATCATTCAAATACAGCAGCGCAGGTCGTGGAGAGTTGATCCGAAAAACGAGTTCTGCTGTGCTGTCAGTCACTACACGTGCCTTCGTAAAGATTCTCTGTTCTTGAAGAATACTGTTGTGTTGGCAAAAAACCGTATGAGGCCCCGCTTGTCCTGAAATATGCACATGGACGGCTGTGGTATCATAGAAGCGATAGGCCGGACCGGGAGGCGTCCGATGAGACGAATAGTAATTCAGTCCGAACAGGTAGATCCCAAGCATGATGGTAAACAGCCAAGGGAGGACAGGGGCATTCATGTTGTCAGGTCAATGAATAAGGGAAAGCAGGAATAGAAATCGGCTGAAAGGCGTTAGGAGCGAAGGATTGAATGCGTTCGAAGTGATAAGGCTGTGAGCACCATTTTGGCTTGGGCATTGCCTGAAATTTTTCTCAAGCTGGATTCCATTTCTGCCGTGATACGGTCCACTTTATCCAAATCAACGTAAGTCGCAAACTTCTCTTGGAAGGCTCGCTCCTCTCTGGTCACGAGGGCCAACTTCGTTGTCCCAAGGTGAAATAACAAGGAGTCGCGCATTTTTTTGATGGAGATTTTCAAAAATAGTTTCTGGAACTCCTTACTCTCCTTGATGATCCGCTCTACTTGGGCTTGGATCTTCTGGAAATCACCCACAAATGCTGCACGAAGCCATTCGGTGTATATTTCTCGAATCGCTGATTGGTGATCATTGAGGTATTCGGATGCATTACCGATGCTCCCTTCTGCAATCGAGGCAATTTCTTGTGCAGATACTGCCTCCATTCCTTTGTATTGAACGAGATAATGCTGCACTTCCATAGGACTCAATCTCCCCATCTGGATACGTTGGCAACGAGAATTGATGGTGGTGAGGAGCTTGCCCGGGTCACTGCAGGTCATCAAAATGAGGGTACGCTCAGGTGGTTCTTCCAAGAGTTTCAGAAACGCATTGGCACCTTCTACATTGATGCGTTCAGCATTCCAAATGATCACGACCTTGTAGTTAGCCTCAAATGACTTGAGATAAATGCCCTTTTTGAGCTCCCGAATTTCGTGGACACTGATGAATAGCTGTTTGTTGTCGCCTCCCAA is a window from the Pontibacter sp. G13 genome containing:
- the holB gene encoding DNA polymerase III subunit delta', whose protein sequence is MKFSDIIGQAEAKQKILDSIHNDRLAHALLLTGPEGVGQMAMAHAIAQYVNCHNPSETDSCGKCPSCLKIQKGVHPDFKYVLPIISKTTGGKRQLTADFFDGFREHFFQDPYYPFGSWQAHLGGDNKQLFISVHEIRELKKGIYLKSFEANYKVVIIWNAERINVEGANAFLKLLEEPPERTLILMTCSDPGKLLTTINSRCQRIQMGRLSPMEVQHYLVQYKGMEAVSAQEIASIAEGSIGNASEYLNDHQSAIREIYTEWLRAAFVGDFQKIQAQVERIIKESKEFQKLFLKISIKKMRDSLLFHLGTTKLALVTREERAFQEKFATYVDLDKVDRITAEMESSLRKISGNAQAKMVLTALSLRTHSILRS